A segment of the Corylus avellana chromosome ca2, CavTom2PMs-1.0 genome:
CCTTCGCCCTTCTGTGAGCAGTGGAAACAATGTTGAAGAGACAACACATCACCTATTAGAGACAGAGTCGCTAAAAGTTTTGGCAGTTTTGGCGATGTCTGTGgagaaaaatcatttaaatgaattttttcttttttcttttttttttttttaaatttaaaaaatcaattattaaatttatagacttATATAAATTTCatgcaaatttaataataaagttattcatccactataaaaaataattaaaaaataaataaattttatcattttctattcgTATAAGGCATTGGGCGATGACAAATACAAAACTTGCCCTAACATGTGACCTGTCACTTGTGGaaacaaagttaaaaaataaaaaataaaaaaaaataaaaaagtgaattttGTAATAAAGACACATTACAATAGTTTGGATactaattggaataaattaataattcaaTATGGAATTAGAATAATTTTAGATACTGATCGAAACGATTAATAGTTTGTTGTAGAATTAATTACAAATGCATTGATAATTTAGGATGATGAAATGTAATtttctttaccaaaaaaaaaaaaaatctctcaatgGTTTAGCAATTCAGTCTTGTTTTAGCTAGAGTGGCTATTATTTGTGTAATGAATAATGTCTATCGAAGAGATTCTAAATTGCATCTATGGACTACGATATTGTAATTTAAGAGCAATTGGCCCGGGTTGACTTatcaataaatatattttatgttaaaaaaataataataattcagtCAAAAGCAAGTCAATTGTCAACATTATAAAGGATGGCCTATGATTTTAAAGACGTAGCACCTTTAAAAACTTTATtagatataacaaaataaaattttgaccgTAAAATGaatcatctctatttcatttgacaTGAAGAATATTTTCATCCAAAGTGACCTAAATTTTCTTGATGTGTATGATTTATCCTATTTTTCTCACCACCTCGTTCTCTCTGTTGAAGTTGGGAATATGTCTTACCCATAATTGaagctacttttttttattttttaatcttattagtAAAAACTTCATCCTTATCAAAGATTTTACCAAACCAACTCAAAGATCATCTCAGCTTGcttaagaaaggaaaagatgaaGGCGTATAGCATTCCAAAATTATCAAGACAAACCCAAAGGACACCTACTATATGaatccttttctttctttttttttcttttttcttctttttttatcttaGGTAATCAAAATGGATCCATATTGGCCCATGGCAAACTCAAAATGCACTAGGGAAGCCGTCTCgaaagttataaaataaataaattaaatatagggaaagtttacttttctaaattttcatcacttttgcaattttttttcaaagttcaaaaactctcaatttaatgtatcgaactttaaaaaatttgcaatatcatCCTTCTGTAAGAATTTTCCATTAAACCCTAACAATGGGTgagaaatttccaaaataccctttttaaaaaaaaattaatcgtaatttaaagataatgttgtaattttataaagtaGGGCTATAAGGGTCattttatccttttgaatgtttgatttaactgcaaaCCCTAATGGGAGGGGTGtgattgcaaaaaataaaaagtttgatacactaaattaagaatttttgaatttaaagaaagaaattgtaaaAGTAATGGAAGTTCAGAGAGTTGAGTgaagttttctttaaaatttatatcTATGAAAGGGCTATAAGGATAATTTTGTACTTTTATAAAGTTAAGgaagttaagtgaagttttctctaaaATCTATATACTAATGGTAATTTAAGGacaattttgtaattttataaagtttACAGGGCTATAGGGGTCATTATCCTTTGAACGTTTGATTTAACCCCAAATTTTAACGGGGAGGGGTTggattgcaaaaaattgaaagtttgaaacattaaattgagagtttttaaattttaagaaatatattacaaaagtgatgaaagtaaAGGGAGTTAAGTGGAGTTTTTTCTAAAATCTATATCTATGAAAGGTAAATGCTTATGAGGGGGAAAACAAATTATGAGTGTTAATAGAGATcctacaacttttactacaaattaACACAGCTATCCATATGACATTTATTGCGGTAGTtactaaataatttaatttacctaccaaattttattgcttaatcTTTTCACTCATATTGTGCTACATTACACTAGTGGACTACAAGAAAAATTTGTAAGACGTTGTAATAGAAATTGTAGTACTTAGTATAGTacccaaacatttttcaaaaaagatatatctaaaaaatgagagaaagcaaagagaaagaaagtacACACACTAAAATTATTTCAATAATGTTCAAGATCCATTTGTAGATTCTCGAATAAACTctcacctaaaaaaaaaaaattcgaaaacttATTAGAAACAAGAAGTCATGCATCatagacaaagttttttttttttaactgggttggaagaattttctttaacctagtttataaaagtgagaTGTGTCTCTTAACAtttgagatgcacatattttttttaatagaatggACAAAGTTGTAatacattttcttaaaaactcatgtgcatctcatatgttattaaaaaaaaaaagacacatgtcatttttatagattagattgaaagaaatttctctaacccaatttgaagaaaaactgtctgaattgttttttttttaaggttaaaattttgaattttaaaaccaaaaagaatAGACTTTAAGGAGGACGGTGTTAAAAATATGAACTTTATTTGCTAAAAGCCCTAAACATCACTCTGACCCTACAAAGCAATAAATAATACCATTTGCCccttaaaacttttagtttatTCGACCGTTGAAGTCGGGAAGCCGTAagcttttttgacttttttcttcaaaacatGGACCGGCCGTTTCAGTTAAAAAGCAACCGCAGGATCTCTCCTAATCCACGGTCGAGATCATTCGACCGTTGAAAAATTTAATCCTATCTGACACAAACCCCAATAATCCCTTTCTCACTCAGGATTCAAATTCGACCGTTGCCCCAAagtgcttcttcttcttcttctttttcttcttactcATACTCTCTCATCCTCAAGTCTCTCAGCTACCTCTGCTGTTCACCACCTTTCACTTCAAAATCGAAAATTTTCCGTTTTTTGCGTTATGGGTATTTGaggttttctctttctctccttcctTTTTGTCCATCTGCGTGCTTTCTTTCATATCATCCCAAGtgcattttctctttctttcccgGAAAGTGAAAGGGAaaaacttgattttaaaatgGTGAAATCGGCTTCCTCGCCGTCTTCCTCTCCAGTGACCATTACGGTGTCATCTGGAGGAAAAGTGGGAGGGATTAGAAGCATGGGGTTAACCAGTCCGGTACCGCGTGCTTCGGTCTCGAACAACCCCAATTCGCCGCTCAGTAGCCGAGCCAACCGGCGCGCTTCGAGCGGTGGAAAGTACAGCTCGATGTCAAAGGACGAGACCACCGCAGAGGAGGTGAGCTCAGAGTATGTGAGTTACACAGTGCATATGCCTCCCACCCCGGATCACCAGCCCATGTCAGCCTCTCAGACTAGTCTCGCCGGAGATGGAAGGAGTGCTGAAAAGCCCGAGAGAAGCTTCATTTCGGGTACTATTTTTACTGGCGGGTACAATTCGGTCACCCGCGGGCACGTGATCGAGTGCTCGATGGACCAGGCTGAGCCGGTGGTGAAATCAGGACTAATTTGTGGGATGAAGGGTTGTGATGAGAAGGCGATTCACGGGAAGAAATCAAATCGGGGTTTGTGTGAATGCGGGTTCAAGATTTGCAGGGATTGTTACTTGGATTGTGTGGGAAGTGGAGGAGGGAGGTGTCCTGGGTGCAAAGAGCCTTATAAGGATGCCAGCGATgacgaagatgaagaagatgatgaggaCGATGAGCCAGGGTCTGAAGCAGAGGACCAGGCCTTGCCATTACCTTCTATGGCAGAGTTCAAGCTCGACAAGCGGCTTTCCCTGGTGAAATCGTTTAAGGCACAACAAAACCATCCGCCGGATTTCGATCATGCCCGGTGGCTGTTCGAGACAAAGGGGACGTACGGGTATGGGAACGCGGTTTGGCCTAAAGATGGGTACGGGTTCGGATCTGGGGCTAATGGGTTTGAAAACCCGCCGGATTTTGGAGAGAGAAGCAGGAGGCCTTTGACAAGGAAAGTTGGGATTTCTGCTGCAATTCTCAGTCCATATAGGTAAGTTTAACTCTGGATTACTCGGTTCTCTTCCATTCTTCTcaagtataattttttacttcGATGAAATATGCACGTTTCAATTAGTATTAGAAGATGGGTGatcaatttttataagtttaacgGCTCTTCATTTCATAGATTACATATGGTGATTGTTTCAGTCTGGCTTGGTGTGCTGTTATGGCTATTTATTCTTTTGCTAAGTTATTTGTTTTCACTCTGTTTGTGATTGAAATCTGAATATCAAAAATTGGTACTTGTTTCTCTGCAGATTACTTATTCTGCTACGTCTTGTCGCCCTCGGATTCTTTCTTACTTGGAGGATTCGACACCCTAATCGCGACGCAATGTGGTTGTGGGGAATGTCCACTGTCTGCGAGCTCTGGTTTGCGTTTTCATGGCTTCTGGATCAACTCCCTAAGCTCTGCCCTGTAAACAGAGTCACTGACCTCTCTGTTCTTAAAGAACGATTCGAATCCCCGAACCTTCGTAACCCCAAAGGGCGGTCTGACCTTCCAGGGATTGATATATTTGTTTCTACAGCGGACCCAGAAAAAGAGCCTCCTCTTGTCACAGCAAACACCATTCTCTCCATCCTTGCCGTTGATTATCCAGTGGAAAAGCTCGCGTGTTACTTGTCGGATGATGGTGGAGCTCTGTTGACATTTGAAGCACTTGCTGAAACTGCCAGCTTTGCAAGAATTTGGGTTCCTTTTTGCCGAAAACACGGGATACAACCGAGGAATCCTGAGGCGTATTTTGGGCAGAAGCGCGATTTTCTTAAGAACAAAGTACGACTTGATTTCGTAAGGGAGAGGAGGCGGGTGAAGAGAGAGTATGATGAATTCAAGGTGAGAATAAATTCCTTACCGGAGTCTATTAGACGAAGATCTGACGCTTACAACGCGCACGAAGAGCTCCGAGTGAAGAAGAAACAGATGGAAATGGGGGGCAATCTTTCTCAACCCGTTAATGTTCCTAAGGCTACTTGGATGTCAGATGGTTCTCATTGGGCTGGAACATGGGCTTCAGCAGAGGCAGAACACTCAAGAGGGGATCATGCTGGTGTTATCCAGGTAATTCTCTTCACATTAGATTTACAGAATTGCTCACGATTTTCTTTTCAAGCACTAAACTTTTGTCTTTCTCTGCAGGCAATGCTAGCTCCCCCAAGTGCAGAACCGGTTTATGGTGCAGAAGCAGATGGGGAGAATTTGATTGACACAACTGAGGTTGATATTAGATTACCGATGCTGGTTTACGTGTCCCGTGAGAAGAGGCCGGGTTATGATCACAACAAGAAAGCTGGAGCCATGAATGCACTTGTGAGAACCAGTGCAATCAT
Coding sequences within it:
- the LOC132171718 gene encoding cellulose synthase-like protein D5 — translated: MVKSASSPSSSPVTITVSSGGKVGGIRSMGLTSPVPRASVSNNPNSPLSSRANRRASSGGKYSSMSKDETTAEEVSSEYVSYTVHMPPTPDHQPMSASQTSLAGDGRSAEKPERSFISGTIFTGGYNSVTRGHVIECSMDQAEPVVKSGLICGMKGCDEKAIHGKKSNRGLCECGFKICRDCYLDCVGSGGGRCPGCKEPYKDASDDEDEEDDEDDEPGSEAEDQALPLPSMAEFKLDKRLSLVKSFKAQQNHPPDFDHARWLFETKGTYGYGNAVWPKDGYGFGSGANGFENPPDFGERSRRPLTRKVGISAAILSPYRLLILLRLVALGFFLTWRIRHPNRDAMWLWGMSTVCELWFAFSWLLDQLPKLCPVNRVTDLSVLKERFESPNLRNPKGRSDLPGIDIFVSTADPEKEPPLVTANTILSILAVDYPVEKLACYLSDDGGALLTFEALAETASFARIWVPFCRKHGIQPRNPEAYFGQKRDFLKNKVRLDFVRERRRVKREYDEFKVRINSLPESIRRRSDAYNAHEELRVKKKQMEMGGNLSQPVNVPKATWMSDGSHWAGTWASAEAEHSRGDHAGVIQAMLAPPSAEPVYGAEADGENLIDTTEVDIRLPMLVYVSREKRPGYDHNKKAGAMNALVRTSAIMSNGPFILNLDCDHYIYNSFALREGMCFMLDRGGDRICYVQFPQRFEGIDPNDRYANHNTVFFDVSMRALDGLQGPMYVGTGCIFRRTALYGFSPPRATEHHGWFGRRKIKLFLRKAKVAKKEEDEIALPINEDYNDVDDDADIESLLLPKRFGNSNSLAASIPVAEYQGRLLQDLQGKGKQGRPAGSLAVPREPLDAATVAEAISVISCFYEDKTEWGKRVGWIYGSVTEDVVTGYRMHNRGWRSVYCVTKRDAFRGTAPINLTDRLHQVLRWATGSVEIFFSRNNALFASRRMKFLQRVAYFNVGMYPFTSLFLIVYCFLPAVSLFSGQFIVQSLSVTFLVFLLAITLTLCMLAILEIKWSGITLHDWWRNEQFWLIGGTSAHPAAVLQGLLKVIAGVDISFTLTSKANTPEDGDEEFADLYEVKWSFLMIPPITIIMVNMIAIAVGASRTMYSQFPEWSKLIGGVFFSFWVLCHLYPFAKGLMGRRGRVPTIVFVWSGLLSIIISLLWVYISPPSATQDYMKFQFP